The genomic segment CTCTCTTTATGGTCGTTGGTATTGTCGATCATCAAGTTGGAACGCGAGATATTCGTAGACTTGGCGGACTGATGTCACTCATGCCCGTGACGTTTACAATCGCTGTTATCGGCAGTTTTTCGATGGCAGGATTACCGCCGTTTAACGGTTTCCTTAGTAAGGAAATGTTTTTCGAATCCGTACTGAATGTGCGTAATCTCGACATTTTCGCAATGGGGCCGCTGATGGGAAGCTTATTGCCTGTTGTGGCTTGGATTGCAAGCGTGTTGACATTCGTTTATAGCATGATTATCGTTTTTCAGACATTTCTTGGGAAACATCAACCGGACCGTCTTGATAGAAAAGCATTTGAAGCGCCAGTTGGGATGCTGATTGCTCCGTCGATTCTGGCACTGTTCGTTGTAGGTATTTTCTTCTTCCCGAATGTAGTCGGAAAGTATTTGTTAAAGCCTGCAATGGCTTCGGTTTTACCTCCGTTTGAAGGTGCGGAAGGCCTTGTCCCGCATATAACTGCTTGGCATGGTTTTAATGGAGCTATCATGATGACAATTGGTGTTATCGTAGTGGGCGCGTTGCTATACTTCTTCCTTCGTTATTGGCGCGGGGTTTACTCGCTTGCACCTATGCGCTGGAATCTCGATTCTATGTATAACGGCTTGTTGACGCAGGCGGAGAAAGCTTCATCTTTCTTGACTCGGACTTATATGACGGGATACCTTAGGGATTATCTTGCATATATATTTGTTTTTTTCATCCTAACTGTCGGTGGCGGCCTGTTATGGACCGGTGGGTTTTCAATCGATTTTTCTAACGATGCTCCCATTACGGTTAGCGAGTATATCATCATCTTCGTAATGATGGGTGCGAGTATTGCGATCATCTTTGTAAAATCACGTATGACGGCAATCCTGTTAAATGGTGTTCTCGGTTATTCAATTGCTATTCTCTTTGTCGTGTTCCGGGCACCGGATTTGGCTTTGACACAAATTATCGTAGAAACCGTGACGACTGCGTTATTCCTCTTATGTTTCTATTTCTTACCTGAATGGAGCAAGGAGAAATCGACAAGGTCATTAAAAGTTTTCAAAGGCATTATTGCCATTTCGGTAGGAACGGTTGTTACAGTTCTTGCACTCGTCGTACAAGGCAATAAGATGTTCGAGTCGATTTCAGTATACTTTGAAGATGCTTATGAGTTGGCGGGAGGA from the Sporosarcina psychrophila genome contains:
- a CDS encoding Na+/H+ antiporter subunit A — its product is MLAITIAIFIPFLAALLVPFIYKRVRSRNIGWFVMSVPLVLFIYLASFIPAIAGGKTYIHTIKWIDSAGINFTTYLDGLSMIFGLLITGVGSLVILYSIYYLSEREALGRFYVYLLMFMGSMLGVIFSDNLMVLYVFWELTSISSFLLIAFWYHRKKSRYGAQKSMLITVSGGVGMLVGFIMLHTMTGSFSVREIIATIGQYTNESLFLPAMLLVLLGAFTKSAQFPFHIWLPDAMEAPTPVSAYLHSATMVKAGIYLVARFTPVFGGEAVWFYTVTGVGIFTLFWGSVNAVRQTDLKALLAYSTISQLGLIMSLFGLGSAALNEGYSADSVIYTQATFAALFHLINHSTFKGALFMVVGIVDHQVGTRDIRRLGGLMSLMPVTFTIAVIGSFSMAGLPPFNGFLSKEMFFESVLNVRNLDIFAMGPLMGSLLPVVAWIASVLTFVYSMIIVFQTFLGKHQPDRLDRKAFEAPVGMLIAPSILALFVVGIFFFPNVVGKYLLKPAMASVLPPFEGAEGLVPHITAWHGFNGAIMMTIGVIVVGALLYFFLRYWRGVYSLAPMRWNLDSMYNGLLTQAEKASSFLTRTYMTGYLRDYLAYIFVFFILTVGGGLLWTGGFSIDFSNDAPITVSEYIIIFVMMGASIAIIFVKSRMTAILLNGVLGYSIAILFVVFRAPDLALTQIIVETVTTALFLLCFYFLPEWSKEKSTRSLKVFKGIIAISVGTVVTVLALVVQGNKMFESISVYFEDAYELAGGKNIVNTILGDFRAFDTMLEVVVLFIAGIGVFTLIKLKAGKGDEDVED